From a single Candidatus Eisenbacteria bacterium genomic region:
- a CDS encoding sigma-70 family RNA polymerase sigma factor, whose translation MTGRGSTSEPRVTDEELMLLYQQGEEDAFTELVHRYKNKIVSTAYRVVGDYAKAEDVAQETFLRVHRNAARYRSIARFSTWIYTIALNVARNELRNTKRKRLVSLDGFGAATDSDQGTYDIPDESSRPDDDASDRELNEIIHRTLKRLPVRYRTVLVLRDVQELTYEEIAEILKVPKGTVKSRMNRARQKFKELVEPILGETFGTG comes from the coding sequence ATGACCGGCAGGGGATCCACATCGGAGCCGCGCGTCACCGACGAAGAGCTGATGCTCCTCTACCAGCAGGGGGAGGAGGACGCCTTCACCGAGCTGGTGCATCGCTATAAGAACAAGATCGTCAGCACCGCCTACCGCGTGGTGGGGGACTACGCCAAAGCGGAGGACGTGGCCCAGGAGACCTTCCTGCGGGTCCACCGGAACGCCGCCCGCTACCGCTCCATCGCCCGCTTCTCCACCTGGATCTACACCATCGCCCTCAACGTGGCCCGGAACGAACTCCGCAACACCAAGAGAAAGCGCCTCGTCTCACTGGACGGTTTCGGCGCCGCCACCGACTCCGACCAGGGGACCTACGATATCCCGGACGAGTCTTCGCGACCGGACGATGACGCCTCCGACCGGGAGCTGAACGAGATCATTCACCGGACCTTGAAACGCCTCCCCGTCCGCTACCGAACCGTCCTGGTCCTCCGGGACGTGCAGGAACTGACCTACGAAGAAATCGCCGAAATCCTTAAGGTTCCGAAAGGTACGGTAAAATCGCGAATGAACCGGGCGAGGCAAAAATTTAAGGAACTCGTGGAGCCCATCCTGGGTGAAACGTTCGGCACTGGATAG
- a CDS encoding zf-HC2 domain-containing protein: MRDCKKAKQRFSEYFDEILEGDSKRDLERHLDACPECRKAWNSYRSLYRQVRNLPPVEVSGDFEARLRARIRREEAPRRAWWQDLSRMPLPLPVGAAALLLVAVFSYTRLADRPAPPMGENAPGALVADTAHTRENTLPSFLPGGIGSGNVGMSTVSGGEMGPPHPVRFRPTPAGRQVDWNGDPIMGPDYSHPANPHAEGAPTDSHDTRGSVDTGRARG; encoded by the coding sequence ATGAGAGACTGCAAGAAAGCAAAACAGCGTTTTTCCGAGTATTTCGACGAAATACTTGAAGGAGATTCTAAGAGGGATCTGGAGCGGCATCTGGACGCATGCCCGGAATGCCGGAAGGCCTGGAACTCCTATCGAAGCCTCTACCGGCAGGTACGGAACCTCCCGCCGGTCGAGGTTTCCGGAGATTTCGAGGCCCGGCTCCGCGCGAGAATCCGCCGCGAGGAGGCGCCCCGGCGCGCCTGGTGGCAGGACCTCTCCCGCATGCCGCTTCCCCTCCCCGTCGGCGCCGCAGCCCTTCTTCTGGTGGCGGTCTTCTCGTACACCCGCTTGGCCGACCGGCCGGCGCCACCGATGGGGGAGAACGCGCCGGGCGCGCTGGTCGCGGACACGGCCCACACCCGCGAGAATACTCTCCCCAGTTTTCTCCCCGGGGGGATCGGCTCAGGCAACGTCGGCATGAGCACGGTCTCCGGCGGCGAGATGGGCCCCCCTCATCCGGTCCGTTTTCGCCCCACTCCCGCGGGCCGGCAGGTGGACTGGAACGGAGACCCGATCATGGGACCCGACTACTCGCACCCCGCGAATCCCCACGCCGAAGGGGCGCCGACCGATTCCCACGACACCCGCGGATCGGTTGACACCGGGCGCGCCCGAGGGTAA